One stretch of Schlesneria sp. DSM 10557 DNA includes these proteins:
- a CDS encoding WD40 repeat domain-containing protein has protein sequence MTSLIWIGFIGCHSLFIPDQGGNSDELHAEVQQIMRTAMTSDGKTLWCQLGMWELIAVDLETNQVQPVYRRRNDAIGNWGISFDGRTVLYSNQDNEVEIIRDGATLISEQVPECQRLLTDLAANGQSGIRVANGTLARYWKFSEDDPLVVDFTLEIPAGKLALDPRGQVLAVSTLTNGIALYDVMNGVRIHSFRDDSRHVKSLLFSDDGGLLAVVQDRNVIVYDAPSGEKLWLTKMSEGVPFISLAFTRESGWLAATSPAAGIQIFDAREGTPLHRLPVEAEFPRIAFARSSDVIYSTSGNGTLRTWSISENREMSRVDLIQRLNEGRKSKR, from the coding sequence GTGACGAGCCTGATCTGGATCGGGTTTATCGGGTGCCACTCGCTCTTCATTCCTGATCAAGGTGGCAACTCTGATGAGCTTCACGCTGAAGTTCAGCAGATCATGAGAACCGCGATGACATCCGACGGAAAGACACTCTGGTGTCAACTCGGGATGTGGGAACTGATTGCCGTCGATCTCGAGACGAATCAAGTCCAACCCGTGTATCGTCGCCGCAATGATGCGATCGGCAATTGGGGAATCAGCTTTGATGGCCGAACCGTTCTGTACTCCAACCAGGACAACGAAGTGGAAATCATTCGGGATGGTGCCACTCTCATTTCTGAACAAGTTCCAGAATGCCAGCGGTTGTTGACCGACCTGGCTGCGAATGGTCAGTCCGGAATCCGGGTCGCCAACGGAACACTCGCCCGTTACTGGAAGTTTTCCGAAGACGATCCGCTGGTCGTCGACTTCACCCTGGAAATCCCCGCAGGAAAACTGGCTCTGGACCCACGTGGCCAGGTTCTTGCCGTCTCGACATTGACAAATGGGATTGCCCTGTATGACGTGATGAATGGAGTGAGGATTCACTCATTTCGCGATGACAGTCGTCATGTGAAGTCACTGCTGTTTTCCGATGACGGCGGTTTGCTCGCGGTCGTGCAAGACCGGAACGTGATTGTCTATGACGCCCCGAGTGGTGAAAAACTTTGGCTGACGAAGATGTCTGAAGGGGTGCCGTTCATCAGCCTTGCTTTCACGCGGGAGAGTGGCTGGCTGGCCGCAACATCCCCCGCTGCGGGGATTCAGATCTTCGATGCGAGAGAGGGGACACCGCTGCATCGTCTGCCTGTCGAGGCGGAATTCCCTCGAATTGCTTTTGCCAGATCGAGCGACGTGATCTATTCGACCAGCGGAAATGGAACACTTCGTACATGGTCAATCTCTGAGAATCGCGAAATGAGTCGGGTCGATCTGATTCAGCGTCTCAACGAAGGGCGTAAAAGTAAACGATGA
- a CDS encoding DUF1501 domain-containing protein, with translation MLTILGGAAKLCDGVTRRELMRVGALSLFGGLSLPRLLHASEASPQKPAGRVKSVILFNLLGGPSQLDMFDMKPLAPVEVRGEFQPIATSVPGLQICEHLPNVAGLMHKACLIRTVSHGYNAHNPLPIMTGFTDGSFAQIKAEPTDPPDIGAICQYLGMSPKGMPGAVCLPCYPGWGESAMYPGIRRPGPYGGFLGSQYDPLFAVCDPKFQREPKVSYYDPVLPLGEPRLPSLDELPGITVDRLSRRRSILDQLDIEFEETRRSGVLDRLSQFQQHAFDMLTSSRTRDAFDLDQETDALRERYGRDLNGSSMLVARRLVEAQVPFISVHAEIFGRYGHSYDMHENNFSMLKEYNLPILDQCVPALVEDLEQRGLLDSTLIIVMGEMGRSPKVNSKAGRDHWPQCGFSLLFGGGVQQGMVFGETDWQAAYPVSHAVSPGDLVATVYHLLGIDPHMTVPDRLGRPLAIAHGGNKIHEILS, from the coding sequence ATGCTGACGATCCTCGGTGGTGCTGCGAAACTGTGTGACGGAGTCACTCGTCGTGAACTCATGCGAGTGGGAGCGTTATCACTCTTCGGGGGGCTCAGTCTTCCGCGATTGCTTCATGCGTCGGAAGCGTCACCGCAAAAGCCCGCAGGCCGCGTCAAGTCGGTGATTCTCTTCAACCTGCTCGGTGGTCCCAGTCAACTGGATATGTTTGACATGAAGCCACTGGCACCTGTGGAAGTCAGGGGCGAATTTCAGCCCATCGCAACGTCAGTCCCCGGTTTACAAATCTGCGAGCATCTTCCGAACGTGGCCGGATTGATGCACAAGGCTTGTCTCATTCGAACGGTGTCTCACGGATATAACGCACACAATCCGTTGCCGATCATGACGGGATTTACCGACGGCAGCTTCGCCCAGATCAAGGCAGAACCGACAGATCCGCCAGATATCGGAGCCATCTGTCAGTACCTGGGAATGAGCCCCAAAGGGATGCCGGGCGCTGTCTGCCTTCCCTGTTATCCCGGCTGGGGTGAAAGTGCCATGTATCCGGGGATTCGACGACCCGGACCCTACGGTGGTTTTCTCGGTAGCCAATATGACCCGCTGTTCGCCGTCTGCGACCCGAAATTTCAGCGGGAACCGAAGGTATCGTACTACGACCCGGTTCTGCCGCTGGGCGAACCGCGGCTTCCTTCGCTGGACGAACTGCCCGGCATTACCGTTGACCGATTGAGTCGCCGTCGGTCGATTCTCGATCAACTCGATATCGAATTTGAAGAGACTCGCCGCTCGGGCGTCCTTGATCGATTGAGTCAGTTCCAGCAGCACGCGTTCGACATGCTGACCTCCAGCAGAACACGCGACGCGTTCGATCTCGATCAGGAAACGGATGCCCTGCGCGAGCGGTATGGACGGGACCTGAACGGATCGAGCATGCTGGTGGCGAGGCGCCTGGTTGAAGCTCAGGTCCCGTTTATCAGCGTTCACGCCGAGATTTTCGGGCGGTACGGACATTCCTACGACATGCACGAAAACAATTTCAGCATGCTCAAGGAGTATAACTTGCCTATTCTGGATCAGTGCGTCCCTGCTCTCGTCGAAGATCTTGAACAACGAGGGCTGCTCGATTCGACCCTGATCATCGTGATGGGTGAAATGGGCCGTTCTCCCAAAGTGAATTCCAAGGCGGGTCGAGATCACTGGCCTCAGTGCGGGTTCAGCCTGCTCTTCGGCGGCGGTGTGCAGCAGGGAATGGTCTTCGGCGAAACCGACTGGCAGGCTGCGTATCCCGTCAGCCATGCTGTCTCACCCGGCGATCTGGTTGCGACGGTCTATCACCTGCTGGGAATTGACCCGCACATGACAGTCCCCGACCGTCTCGGACGTCCGCTCGCAATCGCGCACGGTGGTAACAAAATTCACGAGATCCTCAGTTGA
- a CDS encoding PVC-type heme-binding CxxCH protein, protein MMRYSLFSLLCLFVTVSGTVSAEEFLLTRFERQPLTEDYFSEGASFGDLNQDGIVDIVHGPYWWEGPKFERRHEIYPAKSQNRRGYSDNFFSWVYDFNGDGWNDVLTVGLPGTPGFIFENPQGKNLDKHWKRHQFSDQVGNESPQFVNFVGDTRPELVFARDGVFGYIAFDPRQSFANQTFHVISDKIADTPFGHGLGVGDVNGDGRLDLLFKGGWLEQPESLAGDPLWKLHPFAFAGAGGGDMFAYDVDGDGDNDVITSLNAHAFGLAWYEQTRDGNEISFVKHLIMGEKREESPYGVLFTELHTLALHDMDGDGLKDIVTGKTYWSHHEQSPMWDAGAVVYWFKLERSTSGINWIPYQIDGEAGIGRQLSVGDLNGDKRPDIVVGGMKGCHVLSQTVSQVTKAEWQAAQPKKSIAMAEGLSPEEAAANMTAPDGFVVSLAAGEPLVHQPVAFTLDHRGRLWVAEAYTYPIRAADGEGKDKIVILEDTDGDGRFEKRKVFIEGLNLVSGLELGFGGVWVGAAPYLMFIPDQDGDDVPDQVPNPVSHANVQFPRDVPTGATVLLDGFGWQDTHETLNSFIWGPDGWLYGCHGVFTHSKVGKPGTADKDRQGLNAGVWRYHPTKHQFEVFSHGTSNPWGVDFNDRGHAFITACVIPHLWHMVQGGRYHRQGGQHFNPYTFEDIKTIADHAHYVGNLADHAWWGHEPHAPADTLAAGGGHAHCGAMIYLGDNWPAGYRNQIFMHNVHGNRINECLLEPSGSGYIGKRAPDTLIANDRWFRGINLKYGPDGSVYLIDWYDKNACHRTNPEIWDRTNGRVYNLAYEGTGRPDRKQIQSMLQTLSGSRLPDLVALLDHPNEWYVRMARRRLQEAVAQAEKQQAGSPSLMEIRSALRKKLDQADGVPQKLRIVWTIHAVFGLDHDLAMQLLALPGVENEDLRAWAIQLMLEDRAVTSGELATLVTLAKTDSSPVVRLYLASALQRLPLEQRWELASALVGHGEDVDDHNLPLVLWYGIEPLVEADPKRAIAMAQGARIERVARYIVRRAAATEKTLNAAIEWLASASEPATQKQILEEINKAFEGRVNIPQPAAWTPAYDRLVNSPDAEIRSRADQVAVAFGDKRILPRMRALLQDSSAPLPQRQKALELIVKGRDTEAADSLLAVLDETELRGPAIRALAAYDKPKIPGEILERYGKLPDSEKRDAINTLVGRPRSAEKLFDAIEKGTVPRTDVHAYHVQQLLGFKDEALAKRIQSVWGDIRPTASDKLALIAKHKEGLSPARLKTADLGNGRRLFAKTCAACHVLFGEGGKIGPDITGSNRANVDYLLENILDPSSIVGKDYRMTVIATTDGRVISGLIQKETDSAVTLRTINDTVVVAKTDIDERTLSELSLMPEGQLNQLTSDEQRDLIAYLGSPHQVALRGPKGPIDPQTGRVPNAIEGEGLKIVGKSAGNVSSQPMAGFTKDKWSGSDHLWWTGASPGAKLELELPVETEGTYEIDAVLTMARDYGIVQLLLDDEPIGAPADCYDVDVVTTGELSFGIRRLTKGTHKLGFQITGANPNAVKGYMVGLDYIKLTRTDR, encoded by the coding sequence ATGATGCGCTATTCCCTGTTTTCATTGCTGTGCCTGTTCGTGACCGTCAGTGGAACGGTCAGCGCTGAAGAGTTTCTGTTGACTCGGTTCGAGCGACAGCCGCTCACGGAGGATTACTTTTCTGAAGGGGCCAGCTTCGGGGACCTCAACCAGGATGGGATCGTCGACATCGTGCATGGGCCCTACTGGTGGGAAGGCCCGAAGTTTGAGCGTCGACATGAGATCTATCCCGCCAAGTCGCAGAACCGGCGGGGTTATTCCGACAACTTCTTTTCGTGGGTTTACGACTTCAACGGTGACGGCTGGAACGATGTCCTGACCGTGGGACTTCCCGGAACACCCGGTTTCATCTTCGAAAATCCGCAGGGGAAGAATCTCGACAAACACTGGAAACGCCATCAGTTTTCCGATCAGGTGGGGAATGAATCACCTCAGTTCGTCAACTTTGTCGGCGATACTCGGCCCGAACTGGTTTTCGCCCGTGATGGCGTGTTCGGGTATATCGCGTTTGATCCCCGGCAGTCTTTCGCCAATCAGACATTCCATGTGATCAGTGACAAAATCGCGGACACTCCGTTTGGCCATGGGCTGGGTGTCGGTGATGTGAATGGCGATGGCCGTCTGGATTTGTTGTTCAAAGGGGGATGGCTGGAACAGCCCGAGTCACTCGCCGGTGATCCTCTCTGGAAACTGCATCCCTTTGCCTTCGCCGGGGCAGGGGGAGGTGACATGTTTGCTTATGATGTGGATGGAGATGGAGACAATGACGTCATTACCAGCCTGAACGCACACGCATTTGGGCTCGCATGGTACGAACAGACGCGTGATGGGAATGAGATCAGTTTTGTCAAACATCTGATCATGGGCGAGAAACGGGAAGAAAGCCCCTACGGAGTGCTGTTTACCGAATTGCACACTTTGGCGCTGCACGACATGGATGGCGACGGCCTGAAAGACATCGTCACGGGCAAGACCTACTGGTCCCATCATGAGCAAAGTCCCATGTGGGACGCGGGGGCCGTGGTGTACTGGTTCAAGCTGGAACGAAGCACGTCGGGTATCAACTGGATTCCCTACCAGATCGATGGCGAAGCCGGGATCGGGCGGCAGCTCAGCGTGGGGGATTTGAATGGAGACAAACGGCCTGACATCGTCGTGGGGGGCATGAAAGGCTGTCACGTTCTCAGTCAAACGGTTTCGCAGGTCACCAAAGCGGAGTGGCAAGCAGCTCAGCCGAAAAAGTCAATTGCGATGGCCGAGGGACTCTCTCCGGAAGAGGCGGCAGCGAACATGACTGCGCCGGACGGATTTGTCGTCAGCCTCGCGGCGGGCGAGCCACTGGTGCATCAGCCAGTGGCATTCACGCTTGACCATCGCGGCCGTCTGTGGGTGGCCGAGGCATACACCTACCCGATCCGTGCCGCCGACGGTGAAGGCAAGGACAAGATCGTGATTCTCGAAGACACGGATGGCGACGGCCGGTTTGAGAAACGAAAAGTTTTCATTGAAGGGCTGAATCTGGTCAGCGGTCTGGAACTGGGCTTCGGCGGCGTCTGGGTCGGTGCCGCTCCCTATCTGATGTTCATCCCTGACCAGGACGGCGACGATGTTCCCGATCAGGTTCCGAACCCTGTGAGCCATGCGAACGTCCAGTTCCCCAGGGATGTTCCCACGGGAGCGACCGTCCTGCTGGACGGGTTCGGGTGGCAGGATACGCACGAGACATTGAACTCGTTCATCTGGGGACCTGATGGCTGGCTCTACGGCTGTCACGGAGTCTTCACGCATTCAAAAGTCGGGAAGCCTGGAACTGCTGACAAGGATCGTCAGGGATTGAATGCGGGTGTCTGGCGATATCATCCGACGAAACATCAGTTCGAAGTCTTCTCGCATGGAACCAGTAACCCGTGGGGAGTCGATTTCAACGATCGCGGTCACGCCTTCATCACCGCTTGCGTGATTCCTCACCTGTGGCACATGGTGCAGGGGGGACGCTATCACCGGCAGGGGGGGCAGCATTTTAATCCCTACACATTCGAAGACATCAAGACCATTGCGGACCACGCCCACTACGTGGGGAATCTGGCCGACCATGCCTGGTGGGGGCATGAACCACACGCACCGGCCGATACTCTGGCAGCCGGAGGTGGGCACGCTCACTGCGGGGCAATGATCTATCTGGGTGACAACTGGCCCGCGGGCTATCGTAACCAGATCTTTATGCACAATGTCCACGGCAACCGCATCAACGAATGTCTGCTCGAGCCATCCGGATCGGGCTATATCGGCAAGCGGGCCCCCGATACGCTGATTGCCAATGATCGATGGTTCCGAGGAATCAATCTGAAGTACGGACCCGATGGTTCGGTCTACCTGATTGACTGGTACGACAAGAATGCCTGCCACCGGACAAATCCCGAGATCTGGGATCGCACGAACGGACGCGTCTACAATCTCGCGTATGAGGGGACCGGGCGCCCCGACCGGAAGCAGATTCAGTCAATGCTTCAGACGCTCTCCGGGAGCCGGCTGCCAGATTTGGTAGCGCTGCTCGACCATCCGAATGAATGGTATGTGAGGATGGCACGCCGGCGGCTGCAGGAAGCCGTCGCTCAGGCGGAAAAGCAACAGGCTGGCAGCCCCTCGCTGATGGAAATTCGGTCGGCTCTGCGAAAGAAACTGGACCAGGCAGACGGCGTCCCACAGAAGCTGCGTATCGTGTGGACGATCCATGCGGTATTCGGACTTGATCATGATCTGGCGATGCAACTGCTCGCATTGCCCGGAGTTGAGAATGAAGACCTGCGGGCGTGGGCGATTCAGCTCATGCTCGAAGACCGAGCCGTTACGTCGGGTGAACTTGCCACGCTGGTGACGCTGGCAAAGACCGATTCATCCCCGGTCGTCCGGCTTTACCTGGCGTCGGCGTTGCAGCGACTTCCGCTGGAACAGCGCTGGGAACTGGCGTCAGCTCTGGTCGGACACGGCGAGGATGTCGATGACCACAATTTGCCACTCGTGCTGTGGTACGGAATTGAACCGCTGGTTGAAGCGGATCCCAAACGAGCCATTGCGATGGCCCAAGGTGCCCGGATTGAACGGGTCGCTCGATACATTGTCCGCAGAGCGGCAGCAACAGAGAAGACATTGAATGCGGCGATCGAGTGGTTGGCGAGTGCTTCGGAACCGGCGACGCAGAAGCAGATTCTCGAAGAGATCAACAAGGCGTTTGAAGGCCGCGTCAATATTCCGCAGCCCGCAGCGTGGACCCCTGCCTACGATCGACTGGTCAACAGCCCCGATGCGGAAATTCGATCACGGGCGGACCAGGTGGCGGTCGCCTTTGGCGACAAACGAATTTTGCCGCGGATGCGAGCCCTGCTGCAGGATTCGTCCGCGCCGCTTCCCCAACGCCAGAAAGCTCTGGAACTGATTGTGAAAGGTCGTGACACCGAAGCGGCAGATTCTCTGTTAGCGGTGCTCGACGAGACTGAACTGCGTGGTCCCGCGATCCGGGCTCTGGCGGCCTATGACAAGCCAAAGATTCCTGGCGAGATTCTTGAACGCTACGGCAAGCTACCCGACAGCGAAAAGCGCGATGCGATCAACACGTTGGTTGGCCGTCCCCGGTCGGCAGAAAAGCTGTTCGATGCGATCGAGAAGGGGACCGTGCCGCGGACCGATGTGCATGCATACCATGTTCAGCAGTTGCTCGGTTTCAAGGACGAAGCATTGGCGAAACGGATTCAGTCGGTCTGGGGCGATATTCGTCCCACGGCCAGTGACAAACTCGCCCTGATTGCCAAGCATAAGGAAGGTCTTTCCCCGGCTCGGTTGAAGACGGCGGATCTCGGAAATGGCCGTCGCCTCTTCGCGAAAACGTGTGCCGCGTGTCACGTCCTGTTTGGAGAAGGGGGCAAGATCGGTCCCGACATCACGGGTTCAAATCGTGCCAACGTCGATTACCTGCTGGAGAACATTCTGGATCCCTCGTCGATTGTCGGGAAGGACTATCGTATGACAGTCATCGCGACGACGGATGGCCGAGTGATCTCGGGATTGATCCAGAAGGAAACGGACAGTGCGGTGACACTCAGGACGATCAATGACACGGTCGTGGTCGCAAAGACAGATATCGATGAGCGAACTCTTTCTGAGTTGTCGCTCATGCCTGAAGGTCAATTGAACCAACTGACGTCAGACGAACAGCGCGACCTGATCGCTTATCTGGGGTCGCCCCACCAGGTTGCTCTACGAGGACCCAAGGGGCCGATTGATCCGCAAACGGGTCGCGTTCCCAACGCCATTGAAGGCGAGGGGCTGAAGATCGTTGGCAAGTCCGCAGGGAATGTGTCGAGTCAGCCCATGGCAGGCTTCACCAAGGATAAGTGGTCAGGAAGCGACCATCTCTGGTGGACGGGGGCATCCCCGGGAGCGAAGCTGGAACTGGAACTGCCGGTGGAAACCGAGGGAACCTATGAGATCGATGCCGTCCTGACGATGGCTCGTGACTACGGAATCGTGCAACTTCTGCTGGATGACGAACCGATCGGCGCTCCGGCCGACTGTTACGATGTCGATGTCGTCACAACTGGAGAATTGTCATTCGGGATCAGAAGATTGACCAAGGGGACGCACAAACTGGGCTTCCAGATTACCGGTGCGAACCCGAATGCGGTGAAGGGCTATATGGTCGGCCTGGATTATATCAAGCTGACCAGGACGGATCGCTAG